The following proteins come from a genomic window of Malus sylvestris chromosome 4, drMalSylv7.2, whole genome shotgun sequence:
- the LOC126619503 gene encoding uncharacterized protein LOC126619503, with translation MRGDPWSRACHSRLWIAGTFLGAVCLTHPASSWYGSDIRAPYTSFEALHSKLVSRFPTTLTIFQEGLANANEHPRGLLRHQRSPFGFYWGSWLTEDPSLKN, from the exons atgagaggagacccttggagccgtgcttgccattcaaggctttggattgctggaacatttctag GAGCCGTTTGTTTGACTCATCCAGCAAGTTCATGGTATGGAAGTGACATTCGAGCACCGTATACCAGCTTTGAAGCCTTGCATTCCAAA CTGGTTTCTCGCTTTCCAACCACGTTGACAATCTTCCAGGAAGGACTGGCGAATGCGAATGAGCATCCGAGGGGTCTTCTCAGGCATCAGCGTTCACCATTTGGCTTTTACTGGGGAAGTTGGTTGACAGAGGATCCCtcattgaagaattga